The following coding sequences lie in one Kribbella sp. NBC_00709 genomic window:
- a CDS encoding PIN domain nuclease, whose product MMAGTIYLADTSVYVHQSRSEDVSRRFQTLLIEGRLAACQMTALEYLNNAPSPEWYESLWGALHGQRWVEVTNEAMTRALEVHQRFATKSQHRQFSLPDLIIAATAELAGLTVLHYDEDYERIAKITGQPVEWVAPKGSL is encoded by the coding sequence ATGATGGCCGGCACGATCTATTTGGCGGACACGTCTGTCTATGTCCACCAGTCACGGTCCGAGGACGTCTCTCGACGGTTCCAGACGCTGTTGATCGAGGGACGACTGGCGGCCTGTCAGATGACGGCACTCGAGTACCTGAACAACGCTCCCAGTCCAGAGTGGTACGAGAGCTTGTGGGGGGCTCTGCACGGTCAGCGATGGGTCGAGGTGACCAACGAGGCGATGACTCGGGCGTTGGAGGTGCACCAGCGGTTCGCGACGAAGAGCCAGCATCGGCAGTTCAGCTTGCCGGACCTGATCATTGCGGCGACTGCGGAGCTCGCCGGGCTGACGGTGTTGCATTATGACGAGGACTACGAGCGGATCGCGAAGATCACCGGGCAGCCGGTTGAGTGGGTTGCGCCGAAGGGATCTCTGTGA
- a CDS encoding nucleosidase, with the protein MTQYLAVSAVAGEARYVPEGIPVVITGVGKTAAAVAVSRALAGRETTDLVVLNLGTTGALRDGLSGLFLPSVVINHDVNAAAVRAIGLDPRDELVVEGGDGTVLASGDVFVTDPVVRARLAERAQLVDMEAYGVVYACQEYGVPVRVVKHVSDSADEAALDWPALVDASAKVLGEWVRVATEA; encoded by the coding sequence GTGACGCAGTACCTGGCGGTCAGTGCGGTCGCGGGTGAAGCGCGGTATGTGCCGGAGGGGATCCCGGTGGTGATCACGGGGGTCGGCAAGACGGCTGCGGCGGTTGCCGTCAGTCGGGCTCTGGCGGGGCGGGAGACTACGGATCTCGTGGTGCTCAACCTGGGGACCACCGGGGCGTTGAGGGATGGGCTGTCCGGGTTGTTTCTGCCGAGTGTTGTGATCAACCACGATGTGAATGCGGCGGCGGTTCGGGCTATCGGGTTGGATCCTCGGGACGAGTTGGTTGTCGAGGGTGGGGACGGGACGGTGCTGGCGTCGGGCGACGTGTTCGTGACCGATCCCGTCGTACGGGCGCGGTTGGCGGAGCGGGCGCAGTTGGTCGACATGGAGGCGTACGGCGTCGTGTACGCCTGCCAGGAGTACGGCGTACCTGTACGCGTCGTGAAGCACGTCTCGGACTCGGCTGACGAGGCAGCCCTCGACTGGCCGGCGCTGGTGGACGCCAGCGCGAAGGTCCTGGGGGAGTGGGTCAGGGTGGCGACCGAGGCGTAA
- a CDS encoding type II toxin-antitoxin system VapB family antitoxin, producing MTRISVDVNDEWLDAARAELGTDSKVETINGALRELAVRRRGREIAKIFAEAPMDFSGSAEAWRYGGGRDLEGLAERAREDRSA from the coding sequence ATGACGCGCATCTCAGTTGACGTGAACGACGAGTGGCTCGATGCCGCACGGGCTGAGCTCGGCACCGACAGCAAGGTGGAGACGATCAACGGCGCGCTCCGAGAGCTTGCCGTACGTCGGCGAGGGCGGGAGATCGCCAAGATCTTCGCGGAGGCGCCGATGGACTTCTCCGGTTCTGCGGAGGCATGGCGCTACGGAGGCGGTCGCGATCTCGAGGGGCTGGCGGAGCGTGCTCGGGAGGACCGCAGCGCATGA